The following coding sequences are from one Gossypium raimondii isolate GPD5lz chromosome 4, ASM2569854v1, whole genome shotgun sequence window:
- the LOC105780403 gene encoding two-component response regulator-like APRR5 isoform X1, with translation MGEVVVTSEEVEEVKIDSETEEQENGEVEGNMRRRRRKKKKKKKKKPGCSASGAVVNWERFLPMPALRVLLVEADDSTRQIISALLRKCSYRVAAVPDGLKAWEMLKGRPHNVDLILTEVDLPSISGFALLTLIMEHDICKSIPVIMMSSQDSVSTVYKCMLRGAADYLVKPIRRNELRNLWQHVWRRKSSIVGGNSPQDESIGQKKVETTSENNAASNLSIGCLDGVRKNKEQTEKGSDAQSSCTKPEMEAESAQKENMQEFSHLIKVNSPPIESQKHEAHGGFNQNLLMHEMETEVVDSCKDAYTTLYKGVELENQRRDTRVLVEAGDALVDSPREAIDFMGTFNKNCTSSSINSAKKFDSSLFLDLSLRRSNPNVFENHVTQERPTLWHPSSSAFTRYTSRVSQPLHSTLMSFSDQKKDSGTNSEKMLTNVMSENNSDTPSPTLTSQRNTNPLTIGATVELKQTEVATPCTQHRLFPVPVPVKGIRLNNPCNGYNTIIPPMFCARSSSSMAPSPSTANQQEPAFHLNLFRHSSFEANSSGQLYDRLASNTNQSTSQLLHKLDQKLDSIEDRGHISPTTDQSASSSFCNGSLSQLNGVAYGSTGASNGNVDQAAVTRASTESKNDDSFPSPSGKPCRSIQREAALMKFRLKRKDRCFEKKVRYESRKKLAEQRPRVKGQFVRQVQADPMHIETEHHYGNSSDG, from the exons aTGGGTGAAGTAGTGGTGACTAGCGAGGAAGTCGAGGAAGTGAAAATTGATAGTGAAACAGAGGAGCAGGAAAATGGGGAGGTTGAAGGGAAcatgaggaggaggaggaggaagaagaagaagaagaagaagaagaagcctGGGTGTTCTGCTTCTGGAGCAGTGGTGAATTGGGAAAGGTTTTTACCCATGCCGGCTTTGAGGGTTTTGTTGGTCGAAGCTGATGATTCCACCAGGCAGATTATATCTGCTCTTCTCAGAAAATGCAGTTATAGAG TTGCTGCTGTTCCTGATGGCTTGAAGGCATGGGAGATGCTGAAAGGAAGACCACATAATGTAGATCTCATTTTGACAGAAGTGGATTTGCCATCTATATCAGGATTTGCTCTTCTTACACTAATTATGGAGCATGATATTTGTAAAAGCATCCCCGTTATAA TGATGTCCTCACAAGATTCAGTTAGCACAGTATACAAATGCATGTTAAGAGGGGCTGCTGACTATCTTGTTAAGCCAATAAGGAGAAATGAGCTGAGAAATTTATGGCAGCATGTATGGAGAAGAAAATCA TCAATTGTTGGTGGGAACTCCCCCCAGGATGAGAGCATTGGACAGAAAAAGGTAGAAACTACCTCTGAAAATAATGCTGCAAGTAATCTTTCCATTGGTTGCTTGGATGGTGTCCGAAAAAATAAGGAACAAACTGAGAAAGGGAGTGATGCTCAG AGCTCTTGTACCAAGCCGGAAATGGAAGCTGAGAGTGCCCAAAAGGAAAATATGCAGGAATTTTCACACTTGATAAAGGTAAATTCTCCGCCAATTGAATCACAGAAGCATGAAGCTCATGGCGGTTTCAATCAGAACCTGCTCATGCATGAGATGGAAACTGAGG TTGTTGACTCATGCAAGGATGCCTACACAACTTTATACAAAGGTGTTGAACTGGAAAATCAAAGAAGGGATACTAGGGTCTTGGTTGAGGCTGGTGATGCGCTTGTTGATTCACCAAGAGAAGCTATTGACTTCATGggaacatttaataaaaattgcaCTTCGTCTTCAATAAATAGCGCAAAAAAGTTTGATTCTTCTCTATTCTTAGATCTTTCCTTGAGAAGAAGTAATCCTAATGTATTTGAGAATCATGTTACTCAAGAAAGGCCTACCCTCTGGCATCCTAGTTCATCAGCCTTTACAAG GTATACTAGCAGAGTATCACAGCCCCTGCATTCAACATTGATGAGTTTCAGTGATCAAAAGAAAGACTCTGGGACTAATTCTGAGAAGATGTTGACCAATGTTATGTCGGAAAATAATTCAGATACTCCTAGTCCTACACTAACTTCTCAAAGAAACACGAATCCTTTGACTATTGGAGCTACTGTTGAATTGAAGCAAACTGAAGTAGCAACACCATGCACACAACATAGACTATTTCCTGTCCCAGTACCAGTGAAGGGTATAAGATTGAATAATCCGTGCAATGGATATAATACTATAATTCCTCCAATGTTTTGTGCACGGTCAAGTTCATCCATGGCGCCAAGTCCAAGCACAGCCAACCAACAGGAACCTGCCTTTCATTTGAATCTGTTTCGTCATTCCAGTTTTGAAGCTAACTCCTCTGGACAGTTGTATGACCGACTTGCCTCCAATACAAACCAGTCAACCAGCCAGCTCTTGCACAAACTGGACCAAAAGTTGGATTCAATCGAGGATAGAGGACATATTTCTCCCACCACTGATCAGAGTGCAAGCAGCAGTTTCTGTAATGGCTCCTTAAGCCAACTTAATGGTGTTGCATATGGAAGCACTGGTGCAAGTAATGGCAATGTTGATCAGGCTGCAGTCACCCGGGCTTCTACGGAGAGCAAGAATGATGACAGCTTTCCCAGCCCTAGTGGAAAACCATGCCGTTCTATCCAAAGAGAAGCAGCTTTAATGAAGTTCCGTTTGAAGCGTAAGGATAGATGCTTTGAGAAAAAG GTCCGGTATGAGAGCAGAAAGAAACTTGCAGAGCAGCGCCCACGAGTAAAAGGTCAGTTTGTCCGTCAAGTGCAGGCTGATCCTATGCATATAGAAACTGAGCATCATTATGGGAATTCATCCGATGGATAG
- the LOC105780403 gene encoding two-component response regulator-like APRR5 isoform X2 produces the protein MGEVVVTSEEVEEVKIDSETEEQENGEVEGNMRRRRRKKKKKKKKKPGCSASGAVVNWERFLPMPALRVLLVEADDSTRQIISALLRKCSYRVAAVPDGLKAWEMLKGRPHNVDLILTEVDLPSISGFALLTLIMEHDICKSIPVIMMSSQDSVSTVYKCMLRGAADYLVKPIRRNELRNLWQHSIVGGNSPQDESIGQKKVETTSENNAASNLSIGCLDGVRKNKEQTEKGSDAQSSCTKPEMEAESAQKENMQEFSHLIKVNSPPIESQKHEAHGGFNQNLLMHEMETEVVDSCKDAYTTLYKGVELENQRRDTRVLVEAGDALVDSPREAIDFMGTFNKNCTSSSINSAKKFDSSLFLDLSLRRSNPNVFENHVTQERPTLWHPSSSAFTRYTSRVSQPLHSTLMSFSDQKKDSGTNSEKMLTNVMSENNSDTPSPTLTSQRNTNPLTIGATVELKQTEVATPCTQHRLFPVPVPVKGIRLNNPCNGYNTIIPPMFCARSSSSMAPSPSTANQQEPAFHLNLFRHSSFEANSSGQLYDRLASNTNQSTSQLLHKLDQKLDSIEDRGHISPTTDQSASSSFCNGSLSQLNGVAYGSTGASNGNVDQAAVTRASTESKNDDSFPSPSGKPCRSIQREAALMKFRLKRKDRCFEKKVRYESRKKLAEQRPRVKGQFVRQVQADPMHIETEHHYGNSSDG, from the exons aTGGGTGAAGTAGTGGTGACTAGCGAGGAAGTCGAGGAAGTGAAAATTGATAGTGAAACAGAGGAGCAGGAAAATGGGGAGGTTGAAGGGAAcatgaggaggaggaggaggaagaagaagaagaagaagaagaagaagcctGGGTGTTCTGCTTCTGGAGCAGTGGTGAATTGGGAAAGGTTTTTACCCATGCCGGCTTTGAGGGTTTTGTTGGTCGAAGCTGATGATTCCACCAGGCAGATTATATCTGCTCTTCTCAGAAAATGCAGTTATAGAG TTGCTGCTGTTCCTGATGGCTTGAAGGCATGGGAGATGCTGAAAGGAAGACCACATAATGTAGATCTCATTTTGACAGAAGTGGATTTGCCATCTATATCAGGATTTGCTCTTCTTACACTAATTATGGAGCATGATATTTGTAAAAGCATCCCCGTTATAA TGATGTCCTCACAAGATTCAGTTAGCACAGTATACAAATGCATGTTAAGAGGGGCTGCTGACTATCTTGTTAAGCCAATAAGGAGAAATGAGCTGAGAAATTTATGGCAGCAT TCAATTGTTGGTGGGAACTCCCCCCAGGATGAGAGCATTGGACAGAAAAAGGTAGAAACTACCTCTGAAAATAATGCTGCAAGTAATCTTTCCATTGGTTGCTTGGATGGTGTCCGAAAAAATAAGGAACAAACTGAGAAAGGGAGTGATGCTCAG AGCTCTTGTACCAAGCCGGAAATGGAAGCTGAGAGTGCCCAAAAGGAAAATATGCAGGAATTTTCACACTTGATAAAGGTAAATTCTCCGCCAATTGAATCACAGAAGCATGAAGCTCATGGCGGTTTCAATCAGAACCTGCTCATGCATGAGATGGAAACTGAGG TTGTTGACTCATGCAAGGATGCCTACACAACTTTATACAAAGGTGTTGAACTGGAAAATCAAAGAAGGGATACTAGGGTCTTGGTTGAGGCTGGTGATGCGCTTGTTGATTCACCAAGAGAAGCTATTGACTTCATGggaacatttaataaaaattgcaCTTCGTCTTCAATAAATAGCGCAAAAAAGTTTGATTCTTCTCTATTCTTAGATCTTTCCTTGAGAAGAAGTAATCCTAATGTATTTGAGAATCATGTTACTCAAGAAAGGCCTACCCTCTGGCATCCTAGTTCATCAGCCTTTACAAG GTATACTAGCAGAGTATCACAGCCCCTGCATTCAACATTGATGAGTTTCAGTGATCAAAAGAAAGACTCTGGGACTAATTCTGAGAAGATGTTGACCAATGTTATGTCGGAAAATAATTCAGATACTCCTAGTCCTACACTAACTTCTCAAAGAAACACGAATCCTTTGACTATTGGAGCTACTGTTGAATTGAAGCAAACTGAAGTAGCAACACCATGCACACAACATAGACTATTTCCTGTCCCAGTACCAGTGAAGGGTATAAGATTGAATAATCCGTGCAATGGATATAATACTATAATTCCTCCAATGTTTTGTGCACGGTCAAGTTCATCCATGGCGCCAAGTCCAAGCACAGCCAACCAACAGGAACCTGCCTTTCATTTGAATCTGTTTCGTCATTCCAGTTTTGAAGCTAACTCCTCTGGACAGTTGTATGACCGACTTGCCTCCAATACAAACCAGTCAACCAGCCAGCTCTTGCACAAACTGGACCAAAAGTTGGATTCAATCGAGGATAGAGGACATATTTCTCCCACCACTGATCAGAGTGCAAGCAGCAGTTTCTGTAATGGCTCCTTAAGCCAACTTAATGGTGTTGCATATGGAAGCACTGGTGCAAGTAATGGCAATGTTGATCAGGCTGCAGTCACCCGGGCTTCTACGGAGAGCAAGAATGATGACAGCTTTCCCAGCCCTAGTGGAAAACCATGCCGTTCTATCCAAAGAGAAGCAGCTTTAATGAAGTTCCGTTTGAAGCGTAAGGATAGATGCTTTGAGAAAAAG GTCCGGTATGAGAGCAGAAAGAAACTTGCAGAGCAGCGCCCACGAGTAAAAGGTCAGTTTGTCCGTCAAGTGCAGGCTGATCCTATGCATATAGAAACTGAGCATCATTATGGGAATTCATCCGATGGATAG